The Deltaproteobacteria bacterium genome includes a window with the following:
- a CDS encoding GxxExxY protein has translation MTENEIGTIIVDAAVAAHRELGPGLLESVYEVVLAYELGQRGLSVKRQVPIPIQYKQMTFEEAFRADLVVEDKVIVELKSVEQVSQAHKKQLLTYLRLTGCKLGFLLNFGEALMKRGITRTVNGIEDS, from the coding sequence ATGACCGAGAATGAAATTGGGACAATTATTGTCGATGCGGCAGTGGCGGCACATCGGGAGCTCGGGCCGGGATTGCTTGAGAGCGTGTATGAGGTGGTTCTGGCTTATGAATTGGGACAACGTGGGCTTTCGGTGAAGCGCCAAGTTCCGATACCGATCCAATACAAGCAGATGACGTTCGAAGAGGCTTTTCGCGCTGACTTAGTGGTCGAAGATAAGGTGATCGTAGAGTTGAAATCTGTTGAGCAAGTCAGCCAAGCTCACAAGAAACAGCTTCTGACATATCTGCGGCTGACGGGTTGTAAGCTGGGATTTCTACTTAACTTTGGCGAAGCGTTGATGAAGCGAGGTATAACCCGCACGGTAAACGGGATCGAGGACTCCTAA
- a CDS encoding response regulator, which produces MANELILIIEDNEKNRKLCRDVLTVKGYRTIESETAEDGLKLAAEQKPNLILMDIQLPGIDGVTAMKQLKADAKMKIIPIIAITASAMTNNRSAMLAEGFDGYQTKPITLKDFLGEVERVLKVRS; this is translated from the coding sequence ATGGCTAACGAACTTATTTTAATCATCGAGGACAACGAGAAGAACCGGAAGCTTTGCCGTGACGTGTTGACGGTGAAGGGGTATCGGACTATCGAGTCGGAGACGGCGGAAGACGGGCTTAAACTTGCCGCGGAGCAGAAGCCGAATTTGATTCTCATGGACATTCAATTGCCGGGCATCGACGGTGTCACGGCGATGAAGCAGTTGAAGGCCGATGCGAAAATGAAAATCATCCCGATCATCGCGATCACCGCCTCGGCAATGACCAATAACCGAAGCGCGATGCTCGCCGAAGGTTTCGACGGCTACCAGACCAAGCCGATAACGCTGAAAGATTTTCTCGGCGAAGTGGAGCGAGTTTTGAAAGTAAGGAGTTAG
- a CDS encoding adenylate/guanylate cyclase domain-containing response regulator, whose protein sequence is MPAKILVVDDTARNVKLLADLLTVKGYSVVTAASGREALTSVDAEPPDLVLLDVVMPEMSGYEVCQKLRENPATAMLPVIMVTALDPSVERVKGIEAGADDFLTKPINQGELLARVKSLLCVKELHDLVQAQAAELADWNKNLERRVQEQVDQLERLGRLKRFFSPQLAELIVAGGADDPLKTHRRDVTVVFLDLRGFTAFAESAEPEEVMGVLREYHAAMGALIMEHEGTLECFIGDGMMVIFNDPVPVANPQERAVRMALAMRGRFEGIAKGWSKLGYDIGMGIGIAQGYATIGEIGFEGRWAYGSIGTVCNLASRLCGEAKPGQILLPQRLLASIGELAQCESVGELTLKGFHRPVAAYSILGLKGGAR, encoded by the coding sequence ATGCCAGCGAAAATATTGGTGGTCGACGACACGGCGCGCAATGTGAAGCTGTTGGCCGATCTGTTGACGGTCAAAGGGTACAGCGTTGTCACCGCGGCCTCTGGGCGGGAGGCGTTGACTTCGGTTGACGCCGAGCCGCCGGATCTCGTTCTTCTCGACGTCGTCATGCCGGAGATGAGCGGCTATGAAGTTTGCCAGAAGCTTCGCGAGAATCCGGCGACGGCGATGCTGCCGGTGATCATGGTCACGGCGCTCGATCCCAGCGTCGAACGGGTGAAAGGCATTGAAGCCGGCGCGGACGATTTTCTCACCAAGCCGATCAATCAAGGTGAGTTGCTCGCGCGGGTGAAATCGCTGCTGTGCGTTAAAGAGCTGCACGACCTGGTGCAGGCGCAAGCCGCAGAGCTGGCCGACTGGAATAAAAACTTGGAGCGGCGGGTTCAGGAGCAGGTGGACCAACTGGAGAGGTTGGGCCGGCTCAAACGATTTTTCTCGCCGCAGCTGGCGGAATTGATCGTCGCCGGCGGCGCCGACGACCCGCTCAAGACGCACCGCCGCGATGTGACCGTGGTGTTTCTCGATTTGCGCGGCTTTACCGCCTTCGCCGAAAGCGCCGAACCTGAGGAAGTCATGGGCGTGCTGCGCGAATATCACGCGGCCATGGGCGCATTGATCATGGAGCATGAGGGAACGCTGGAGTGCTTCATCGGCGACGGCATGATGGTGATCTTCAACGATCCGGTGCCGGTCGCCAACCCCCAGGAGCGCGCGGTGCGCATGGCGCTGGCGATGCGCGGGCGCTTCGAAGGGATTGCCAAGGGTTGGAGCAAATTAGGTTACGACATCGGCATGGGCATAGGCATCGCCCAGGGTTACGCGACTATCGGCGAGATCGGTTTCGAGGGACGTTGGGCCTACGGCTCCATCGGTACGGTTTGTAATCTGGCTTCGCGCCTCTGCGGCGAGGCCAAGCCGGGGCAGATTTTGCTACCGCAACGGTTGTTGGCGAGCATCGGAGAGCTGGCTCAGTGCGAATCGGTGGGCGAGTTGACGTTGAAAGGATTTCATCGGCCGGTGGCCGCTTACAGCATCCTTGGCCTAAAGGGTGGGGCGCGATAG